GGAGCCACTTTTTTCGGGCTTTCCACCTATTTCTATATTGCGCTTGCGGCAGGACACAACGGTAAAATCAACACCATCGAATATTTTGCGCCGCTGCTAGCCGGGATTCTGCTGGTATATATCAGAAAACAGTACATCTGGGGATTTATTGTCACTACCCTTTTTATGGGTCTTCAGATCGCTGCCAACCACCCGCAGATGACCTATTACCTTTTCCTGGCCTTAGGAGTTTTATTCCTTTCCGAACTTATCCGGACGATCCAGAAAAAGGTTACGGTAAAGCATTTTTTAATTTCATCGGGCATTGTTGCCGCTTCATGTTTAATCGGGGTGGGTATGAATTCACAAAGGATCATGGCCAATTCCGAATACATTAAGGAAACCGTCCGCGGGAAGCAGATCTTAACGAACGACAGCCATACCGGAGGAACTTCAGGAATGGATAAGGAAAGCATGCTGATGTGGAGCTACGGCAAACTGGAAACCCTGAACCTTTTCATCCCGAGATTAATGGGCGGCGGAAGCCAGGAGCCGGAAGGAAAGGAAATGATGGAAAAAGTGCAGGCCATGGTTCAGGAAAACGTAGGCTCACAGGCTGAAATGGACCGGATTTCAAAAGGGTTCGGCAACCTGACGTATTGGGGAGACCAGCCGGGAACTTCAGGACCTGCCTATCAGGGAGCCATTGTATGTTTCTTAGCTGTTTTAGGGTTCTTCTTTGCCTGGAAAAAATACCGTTACTGGATCCTCGGAGCTTCGATACTGACTGTTTTCTTAGCGTGGGGAAGCAATTTCATGCCTTTGTCAGATTTCTTTATTGATTTTGTTCCTTTTTACAATAAATTCAGGGCACCGTCTTCCATATTGGTTGTGGTGGAATTACTATTCCCTTTAATTGCCATCATCGGGCTTTACCGGTTCTTTACTGATGAAACGTTAACTGAAGAATATAAAAAGAAGATTCTTCTGTATGTAAGCGGCGGGACTTTAGGCCTTGTGCTGGTTCTTCTTCTCTTTGGAAAATCTTTATTAGGTTTCCATACCGATAATGAAAAAACGTACCTGCCCCCTTTCCTGCTGGATTATCTGGTGGACGAAAGATTCAAGCTCTTTAAAACCGATGCCATTAAAGCCTTTATCTATGTGGCCATTGCAGCGGCAGTCCTGTTCTTAAGCCTGAAGAAAAAACTCAGCCAGAACATCGCATTAATCATCATCGGCGCAGTAAGCCTTTTTGATCTGTGGACAGTAAACAGACGTTACCTGAATGACGAAAATTATGTGGATAAGGTTTTTGCAGAAAATCCTTTCCAGACGGAAAGCTCAGATCTTCTGGCGGAAAAAGTCCAGGGCAACCCCAACCTGGAACCGATCCTGGCCAATGTAAACGTTAACAAAACCCTTGAGACCATTGCTGAAAAAGACAAGACCCATTACAGGATCTTCAACAATATCTTAGGTACATTCAGTGAAACCAATACATCTTATTTCAAATCTTCCATCGGCGGATACCATGCGGTGAAGCTGAGAAGGTATGACGATGTAATCAACGAATATTTCAAAGTAATGGATTCCGTAAAAGTTCCGAACATCCTGAACCTCCTCAATGCAAAATACTGGGTAGTGGGCGGACCTGAGCAGCCGCAGGCCGTTCCGAATCCGAAAGCCAACGGAAATGCATGGTTCGTAAGCGACCTTAAATTTGCAGATTCCCCCAACCAGGAAATTAAAGCAATTGGCGTTATCGACAGTAAAAATACAGCGGTTATCGCTTCTTCTGATAAAAATTATTTTAACGGAAAAACGGTTCAGCCGGATGCTTCAGCATTCATCAACTTAACCCGTTATCAGCCGAACGAGCTGGAATTCAAGTCCCAGTCCAAGACACCGCAGCTTGCTGTCTTCTCCGAAATCTATTATCCTCACGGCTGGAAAATGTTTGTTGATGAAAAAGAGGTTCCTTACATCAAAGCAGATTACTTACTGCGTGCCGTACACGTCCCGGCCGGAAGCCATACGATCAGAATGGTTTTTGCACCTCAGGTTATCGAGACCGGAAAATGGGTTTCTCTTCTCTGCTTCGGATTGTTTATCCTGCTGAGCGGTTTAGGGCTTTATTTGATGTACGGTAAAAGAGACAGAAGCAAAATTGAGAATATCTAATATTCAAAATTTTTAGTAACGTTTATTTATGAATGTTTATAAAAAAATAGTAATCATCACCTATTACTGGCCTCCTGCGGGAGGCCCCGGTGTTCAGCGGTGGCTGAAATTCGCAAAATATTTACCTGAATACGGATGGGAGCCCATTATTTATACGCCGGAAAACCCAAGCTATCCCTTAACGGATGAAAGCTTAATAAAAGAGGTGCCTGAAGACATTGAAATTGTAAAGACAAAAATATGGGAGCCTTACCAGCTCGCCGAAAAGCTTAACAAAAGCAATAAAAAATTTAAAGCCGGGCAGTTTGATGTCGGGAAAAACCAGAGCTGGAAATCCAGGCTTTCCATCTGGGTCAGGGGAAACTTTTTCATCCCGGATGCGCGGGTATTCTGGGTAAAGCCATCGGTTAAATTTTTAGAAAAATACCTTAAAGAAAATAAGATTGATGTTGTGGTTACTTCCGGGCCTCCGCATTCGCTGCACCTCATCGGTTTAAACCTGAAAAAACAATTACCGGATCTTAAATGGATTGCCGATTTCCGTGATCCCTGGACCGAGATTTCCTATTACAAACACCTGAAACTCACCCGGAACTCTGATAAAAAACACCGGAAGCTTGAAAGTGAGGTTTTTAAAAATGCAGATATTACCCTGGCAACAAGCTATATCGATGCCGAAAATTTCCGGAAAAGCGGTGCCAATGCGGTATGCATCACAAACGGTTTCGACGAAACAGATGCCCGGACAAAGACCTCAAATGGTGGTGCCACGGAAGAAAAATTTACCCTGAGCTACATCGGAGTATTGGAACAGCTGAGGAACCCGGAAAACCTTTGGCAGGCACTGAATGATCTGGTAGAAACAAATTCTGATTTTGCCGGAAACTTTATCCTGAAGTTTGCAGGAAGGATTGATGATAAAATCTTAAGTTCTCTTGAAAATTCCGCTTTAAAAAGCCATATTTTGAATTTAGGATATCTTTCCCACGACAAAGCAGTGGAAGAAATGGAAAAATCTTCACTGTTAATTATCACCAACTTCCCGAATGACGCCTCAAAAGGGATCATTCCCGGGAAAATCTTTGAATACCTGGCTACAGGAAAACAAATCATCTCTTTCGGGCCCCGTGAGGCAGATGTATCAACCATCCTGAATGAAACGAAAGCCGGAAAGCATTTCAGTTATCATGATGCTGAAACCGTTAAAGCTTTTATTTTAAAGGAATTCCAATTGTGGAAAAATGGTGAGCTTACAAAAAACAGCCAGGATATCGCCCAGTTCTCCAGAAGGAACCTGGCCAAACAGCTGGCCGGGATTTTAGAATAAATCAGGCTTAAATTGTCCACTGGTCATTGACAATGCCCACCAGGTAATAAGTGCCCTGGTGTTTTTCAAAGACCAGGCGCAGGCAGTTCCAGTCCGTTCCGGTATCCGGCCCTGGGCCTTTGATGAAGTTTTCCGTGAAATCTGCGTCAGGATAGATTTTCTTTAAATTATTCAGTGAGTTCCCGCTGCCCTGAAATTCATTGAATGAAACCTGCCCTGATGCAAAATCTTTTGAGTATACCCATTTCGTAAGATAATTATTAATAGTTGCCTGATATATATCTCCAGAACCGTCCATAGTGCCCCAGGTAAAAATAGTCCCGGTTGGCTGGAATTTCAGGAACTCCGACTTTGAAAAAACCTTATCTTCCTCGGGAACGATAAAAGCATACATGGAAAACCTAACGCCTTTTTCAGGATGTATAAAATTGGCCAGTTTACCGTATTTTTTATCTTTGAGCAGCTGGACAATCTGTTCATTGCTGTGTTTTAGAGCGGCTTCTTTATCTTCAATATTATTTTTACTCACATTACCTTCCGGATTTTTTCGGGTGGAATCTGTTGTCGTATCGTTAACGAATTTATCCGGATTTTTTTACATCCGATTATACCCAGAATGAGCATCGAAATAAAGATCTTTTTCATGTCAATGTTAATGGACTAAAATTAACCAAATCCGATGCCAGTTTCATATGATGAGATTTCCATGATTCAGATGATCAAACAGCAATGAACAGGAAATAAAACTTTTAACCGTTATGCAGCATTAGCCTTGCTTACAGTCTTTTTGACTAAATTTGTTATATGGAAATTTTGGATATTCTTATTATAGGAGGCGGACCGATAGGGCTGAACTGTGCACTGGAAGCAAAGCGTAACAATCTTAGCTACCTAATTATCGAAAAAGGGACAATTGTTAATTCACTGTACCACTATCCTTTATATATGAGATTTTTCTCCACTGCGGATAAACTGGAAATTGCCGGAATCCCGTTTATTTCCGCAGCTCCCAAACCCGGAAGGCAGGAAGCCTTGGAATATTACCAGGGCATTGCGAGGCAGAAAGAAATTAACATCCACTTGTACGAAAAGGTACTGCACATCACAAAAAAAGACGGGACTTTTGAAATTGAAACCACAAAATCAAAATACCGGGCAAAAAATGCCGTCATTTCCACAGGGTTCTATGATATTCCGAACCTGATGGATATTCCCGGCGAGCACTTACCTAAGGTAAAACACTATTATACGGAGCCTTATCCTTATGCCAGGCAGAAAATAGTGGTTGTGGGATCCAGCAATTCTTCGGTGGATGCTGCTCTGGAAACGTATCGTAAAGGAGCGGAGGTCACGATGATTATCCGTCATTCAGAAATTTCAGGGAATGTAAAATACTGGGTGAAGCCGGATATTGAAAACCGGATTGCCGAAGGAAGCATCAAGGCTCATTTCAATTCGCAACTGTTGGAGGTTAGGGAAAATTCCGTTATATTCAAAAATGAAAAAGGGGAAATCAGTGAAATCGAGAATGATTTTGTACTGGCCATGACCGGCTACCTTCCCGATTTTGATTTCTTAAAAAACTCCGGCATCGAACTGCAGGGCGACTGCCTGAATCCGCTGTATGACCCTGAAACCATGGAAACCAATGTAAAAAACCTGTATCTTGCCGGCGTGGTCTGCGGCGGAAAAGACACCCACCTCTGGTTTATAGAAAACTCAAGGGTCCATGCTGAAATGATTGTTCAGCATATTGTTTCTTCAGACTGACATTGTGTCATTTTTTCAACCGGGATTATCTGTATGCCTTAACCGGTTTACTTAATAAAAATTATCTTTACAACCTAAATTTTCCTTATGAATACATTTTTAACTACGCTCACCTTTACTTCCATACTGCTTTCATCCCAGGCCACGGCACAGAAAGACAGTATCCGGCGGTATGTTACCGATGCGCTGGATATTATGCATCATAAATCAGTCAATAAAGCCAAAGTAAACTGGGAAGAGCTGTACCGCGTAACGCTGAACAATGCCTCGGAATCAAAAACCATCAAAGATACCTATCCTGTTTTAGAAAAAGCATTGAACTCGCTGGATGACGCGCATTCTAAATTTTATCCTGAAGAAGCTGTAAGAGCCTACACATTAGGCTATGAAGCGACGGGACAGAAGTTCCCGGTCATTG
The sequence above is a segment of the Chryseobacterium sp. JJR-5R genome. Coding sequences within it:
- a CDS encoding YfhO family protein — encoded protein: MLKTNKNLIFILASFVVFIILAFVYANPVISGKQLFQHDIVQYRGGAKELLDYRADTDNETYWSDSMFGGMPTYQMGSQFKGDIIKKIDSKLNILPRPVNYLFLLFGGFFLLGMVVVRNWKYALLGATFFGLSTYFYIALAAGHNGKINTIEYFAPLLAGILLVYIRKQYIWGFIVTTLFMGLQIAANHPQMTYYLFLALGVLFLSELIRTIQKKVTVKHFLISSGIVAASCLIGVGMNSQRIMANSEYIKETVRGKQILTNDSHTGGTSGMDKESMLMWSYGKLETLNLFIPRLMGGGSQEPEGKEMMEKVQAMVQENVGSQAEMDRISKGFGNLTYWGDQPGTSGPAYQGAIVCFLAVLGFFFAWKKYRYWILGASILTVFLAWGSNFMPLSDFFIDFVPFYNKFRAPSSILVVVELLFPLIAIIGLYRFFTDETLTEEYKKKILLYVSGGTLGLVLVLLLFGKSLLGFHTDNEKTYLPPFLLDYLVDERFKLFKTDAIKAFIYVAIAAAVLFLSLKKKLSQNIALIIIGAVSLFDLWTVNRRYLNDENYVDKVFAENPFQTESSDLLAEKVQGNPNLEPILANVNVNKTLETIAEKDKTHYRIFNNILGTFSETNTSYFKSSIGGYHAVKLRRYDDVINEYFKVMDSVKVPNILNLLNAKYWVVGGPEQPQAVPNPKANGNAWFVSDLKFADSPNQEIKAIGVIDSKNTAVIASSDKNYFNGKTVQPDASAFINLTRYQPNELEFKSQSKTPQLAVFSEIYYPHGWKMFVDEKEVPYIKADYLLRAVHVPAGSHTIRMVFAPQVIETGKWVSLLCFGLFILLSGLGLYLMYGKRDRSKIENI
- a CDS encoding glycosyl transferase family 1 — translated: MNVYKKIVIITYYWPPAGGPGVQRWLKFAKYLPEYGWEPIIYTPENPSYPLTDESLIKEVPEDIEIVKTKIWEPYQLAEKLNKSNKKFKAGQFDVGKNQSWKSRLSIWVRGNFFIPDARVFWVKPSVKFLEKYLKENKIDVVVTSGPPHSLHLIGLNLKKQLPDLKWIADFRDPWTEISYYKHLKLTRNSDKKHRKLESEVFKNADITLATSYIDAENFRKSGANAVCITNGFDETDARTKTSNGGATEEKFTLSYIGVLEQLRNPENLWQALNDLVETNSDFAGNFILKFAGRIDDKILSSLENSALKSHILNLGYLSHDKAVEEMEKSSLLIITNFPNDASKGIIPGKIFEYLATGKQIISFGPREADVSTILNETKAGKHFSYHDAETVKAFILKEFQLWKNGELTKNSQDIAQFSRRNLAKQLAGILE
- a CDS encoding YpdA family putative bacillithiol disulfide reductase, which produces MEILDILIIGGGPIGLNCALEAKRNNLSYLIIEKGTIVNSLYHYPLYMRFFSTADKLEIAGIPFISAAPKPGRQEALEYYQGIARQKEINIHLYEKVLHITKKDGTFEIETTKSKYRAKNAVISTGFYDIPNLMDIPGEHLPKVKHYYTEPYPYARQKIVVVGSSNSSVDAALETYRKGAEVTMIIRHSEISGNVKYWVKPDIENRIAEGSIKAHFNSQLLEVRENSVIFKNEKGEISEIENDFVLAMTGYLPDFDFLKNSGIELQGDCLNPLYDPETMETNVKNLYLAGVVCGGKDTHLWFIENSRVHAEMIVQHIVSSD